A stretch of DNA from Micromonospora sp. WMMD1155:
GCCGGCTCACCGTCCTCGGGGTGGGCGGCGTGCAGGCCCGGACCTTCCACGCCGCCGCGTTGCGTCAGGTGCGGTACTTCGCGCCCCGGTTGTTGGCCGGCCGCGCCATGCCCGAACTGCTGGACAGCAAGGTGCGGCTCGTCACCCTCGCCGCGGCGCGGGTGGGCCTGCGCGCCGACCGTGCCGCCGCCCGCGACCTGGCCGGCGAGATCGAGTGGGCCAAGTCGTCGTTGGTCGAGCCGGCCGACTACGTGGTGTCCGCCGCCCGGGCGCTGCGGGACACCCCGCACGAGCCGGCGAAGGTGGCCGACGTGTTCACCGCGTACGAGCAGCTCAAACGCTCGAACGGCGTGATCGACTTCGAGGACATGTTGCGTGCCGCGGTGTGGGGCATCGAGGAGCACCCGGACGTCGGCGAGCAGGTGCGTGGCCAGTACCGGCACTTCGTGGTCGACGAGTACCAGGACGTCAACCCCCTCCAGCAGCGGCTGCTGGACGCCTGGCTGGGCGGCCGCGACGACCTGACCGTGGTCGGGGACGCCAGCCAGACGATCTACTCGTTCACCGGGGCGACCTCCGCGTACCTGGTCGACTTCCCCCGCCGGCACCGCAACGCCACAGTCGTGCGGCTGGTCCGCGACTACCGCTCCACCCCGCAGGTGGTCGGGTTGGCCAATGCGGTGATCTCCCAGGCCCGAGGCACCGAGGCGCGGTTGCGCCTGGAGTTGAGCGGACAGCGCCCACCCGGCCCCGAGCCGGACCTGCGGATCTTCACCGACGAGCCGGCCGAGGCGAATGCCGTGGCCGCCCGCTGCCGGGCGCTGATCGACGCGGGCACCCCGGCGAAGGAGATCGCCGTCCTGTTCCGGGTCAACGCGCAGTCCGAGGCGTACGAGAAGGCCCTCACCGAGGCGTCGGTGCCCTACGTCGTGCAGGGCGCGGAGCGGTTCTTCGAGCGGGCCGAGGTGCGCCAGGCGATGGTCGCGCTGCGCGCCGCCACCCGCTCCATCCCCGGGGAGACACCACTCCCGGCCGCCGTCGTCGAGGCGCTCACCGCGGTCGGTTGGGCCCCCGACGCACCCCCGGCCGGTGGGGCCGCCCGCGAGCGCTGGGAGGCGCTGTCCGCGCTGGTCCAGCTCTCCGAGGAGTACGCGGCCAGCCCCGCTGTGGTGCCGATCGGCGAGGCCGCGTCGGTGGAACGCCCCGTCACCCTCTTCGACTTCACCGAGGAGTTGGCGCGCCGCGCCGCCCAGCAGCACGTACCGACGGTGGACGGGGTGACCCTCGCCTCGCTGCACTCGGCCAAGGGGCTGGAGTGGGACGCCGTCTTCCTGGTCGGCCTCGCCGAGGGCACCATGCCGACCACGTACGCCAAGACCGTCGAACAGGTCGAGGAGGAACGTCGGCTGCTCTACGTCGGGATCACCCGGGCGCGGGAGTGGCTCTGGCTGTCGTACGCCGCAGCACGCTCGCCGGGCGGTCGGGCCCGGCGGCCGTCGCGGTTCCTGCCCCAGCTGGACCGCTCCGGCGGCACCGAGCGGGCGACCGGCGGCACCGGCCCGGCCCGCCGCGCGGAGCGGCGTCGGACCCAGATCGTCTCCTGCCGGATCTGCGGTGCCACCCTGCTCGCCGGCCCGGACCGTAAGCTGGGCCGCTGCCCCACCTGCCCCTCCGACATCGACGACGAGCTGCACGAACGGCTGCGGGAGTGGCGGCAGCGGGTGTCCGCGGCGCAGAAGGTCCCCGCGTACGTGGTCTTCACCGACGCGACGCTGATCGCGCTGGCCGAGCGGCGGCCCGGACGGTCCGAGGAGTTGATCGCCATCGCCGGTATCGGCCCCCGCAAACTGGGCCTCTACGGGGAGTCGGTGCTGGCGCTGGTGGGCGGCGCGGGGGTGGACGACGTCTGCCCGGAGAAAACTTTCGAAATCTCGTCGTAAATTCGTTTGCCCTCGCCCCCGGGCGAGGAATAGCCTCAGGACACACCACGCGAGCGGCGCCATTCCGGCTGCTCACGGGGGTTGGTTCAGTCGAGTCGAGGAACGTGAGGGAGGTGGCACCCGTGAAGATCTTCACCTATGAGCGTCTGACGGCGATGCCGTCTGTCCACGCTCCGCTGTCGGCTGTCCGGGTGGCCCTCACGGTCACCGCACGACCGTCGGTTCCGCAGGTGCACCAGGTTCAGGCCGAGCTGATCCTGGCCGTCGCGCCCACCGGAGTCGAGGGGACCAGTGGCTTCACGGGCAATGGCATCCAGGTCGCCAAGAAGCGCATGGATGTCCGCGGCGTTCCACCTCGAGGTAGACCGGTCTGACGATCAGACACCGGCTCACCTCGAGGCCGCGGAACCCGTAACCGGGATCCGCGGCCTCAATTTTTTGCCCGCCGTAAGTACGTCGGAATGCGATCCACGAGATCGAAGTGAGAGAGAGGTGACCGGGAGATGAGTCTGGCGTTGGCCCCCCTCGACATGAGCGTCGAGCTGGAGGCGAACCTGCCCTGCCGGAAGTTCGACCCCGACCTGTGGTTCTCCGACTCGCCCACCGAGCTCGAGCTGGCCAAGTCGCTCTGCGGGGACTGCCCGCTGCGCGTCGAGTGCCTGGCCGGAGCCGTTGAGCGAGCGGAGCCGTGGGGCGTCTGGGGCGGCGAGATCTTCGAGCGTGGCGCGGTCGTCCCGCGCAAGCGGCCCCGTGGCCGTCCGCGTAAGGAGGACGTCGCCCGCGACGCCGAGCTTCGGGTCGAGGCCGAGGCGCGTCTGGCAGCCAGTGGGCTGTCCGAGGTGCGTGGCGCGGTCCGGCTGGCAGCCTGACATGTTCCCGATCCGTACCAACGACGCCGGTGTCGCACCGGCAGTGAGAGAGAAGACGATGTTCAACGCCCCGAGTGGAGCCTTCGAGATGCAACTACTCAACGAAGCGTTGTCCCGGGCTCGAATGCGCCGGCCTCAGGCCGGTCGTACCACCACGAGCACTGAGGCAACCCGATCCGCCCGTACCGTCGCCATGAACAGCCGCAACCAGGCGGCGCGTGACCTGGGCGTTCTCTAGTACCACCCCACGCAGAAGGGCGGGTGCCGACCGGCACCCGCCCTTCGTCACGTCGTCAGGCGACCGGCGCGAAGCCGGGCAGCCAGCGCTCCAGGATGCTGCGGTACGGGGCCTTCGCCTCCAGTTGGCACAGCACCCCGATCGAGCCGAGCGTCACCCGGTGGATCAGCAGGTACGACGGCGGCAGGTTGAGCTGCCGGCTCAGCTGGTACGTGGGGGAGCGGGGGCTGGCCAGCCGGCCCGCCTCGGC
This window harbors:
- a CDS encoding ATP-dependent DNA helicase UvrD2, translating into MVVHSASEQVLAGLDPEQRSAVTAPAGPVCILAGAGTGKTRAITSRIAHRALSGEISPRHVLAVTFTARAAAEMRSRLTVLGVGGVQARTFHAAALRQVRYFAPRLLAGRAMPELLDSKVRLVTLAAARVGLRADRAAARDLAGEIEWAKSSLVEPADYVVSAARALRDTPHEPAKVADVFTAYEQLKRSNGVIDFEDMLRAAVWGIEEHPDVGEQVRGQYRHFVVDEYQDVNPLQQRLLDAWLGGRDDLTVVGDASQTIYSFTGATSAYLVDFPRRHRNATVVRLVRDYRSTPQVVGLANAVISQARGTEARLRLELSGQRPPGPEPDLRIFTDEPAEANAVAARCRALIDAGTPAKEIAVLFRVNAQSEAYEKALTEASVPYVVQGAERFFERAEVRQAMVALRAATRSIPGETPLPAAVVEALTAVGWAPDAPPAGGAARERWEALSALVQLSEEYAASPAVVPIGEAASVERPVTLFDFTEELARRAAQQHVPTVDGVTLASLHSAKGLEWDAVFLVGLAEGTMPTTYAKTVEQVEEERRLLYVGITRAREWLWLSYAAARSPGGRARRPSRFLPQLDRSGGTERATGGTGPARRAERRRTQIVSCRICGATLLAGPDRKLGRCPTCPSDIDDELHERLREWRQRVSAAQKVPAYVVFTDATLIALAERRPGRSEELIAIAGIGPRKLGLYGESVLALVGGAGVDDVCPEKTFEISS
- a CDS encoding WhiB family transcriptional regulator gives rise to the protein MSLALAPLDMSVELEANLPCRKFDPDLWFSDSPTELELAKSLCGDCPLRVECLAGAVERAEPWGVWGGEIFERGAVVPRKRPRGRPRKEDVARDAELRVEAEARLAASGLSEVRGAVRLAA